Part of the Eubacterium sp. 1001713B170207_170306_E7 genome, TTAAACTACGCCGAAAACCTTGAGAATCTGAAAAAGGATTTAACACTGGTGGGAAAGGTTCTGGATAAGGAGGATTTTACCCGGGAGCTCATCAATTACCACGACGATACCGAGATCTATTTTACCAATAAAAAGGATCAGGCTGCTGCGGCAGATCAAAAGAGCGTCCTCTATCTGCAAAATAATAAGCTGAGCGTCGCAGGTTCCAAAAACATTAATAACTACCTGCTTGAGCTGACAGGCGGCCGTAATGTTGCCGCAGGTTTGGAGAAGAAGTGGGCGGAAGTAAATATGGAACAGATTATGGAATGGAACCCTGAGATTATTTACCTCTCGAATTTTGACGACACCATGCCAGAGGACCTGTATGAAAACAAAATCGAGGGCCAGGACTGGAGCAATATCGACGCGGTCAAAAACCACCGTGTTTACAAAACCCCGGTGGGGATTCTGCGCTGGGATGCCCCCTGTGTGGAAACGCCGCTGATGCTCAAGTGGATGGGCAGTATCCAGCAGCCGGAAATCTTCTCAGATTATGATATCCGAAGTGATATTAAGGATTTTTATAAAAAGTTTTTTGATTACAATTTAACCGATGAAGAGATTGACACCATTTATAATGTGAAAGTAAACCAGTAAAATTTGAAGGGGAGAGAATATGAATACAGCGGGACTTAAAAAGAAAATCAACCAAAAATGTTATGCTGTTTTCGCTGGACTGACCCTCATTTTGGTTTTATTCGGGCTTCTGGCCCTGTGTTTGGGGCGTTACTGGATACCCTTTCCAGATGTGCTTAAGGTGCTTCTGTCCAAAATTTTCCCGATTTCGGGAAGCTGGGAT contains:
- a CDS encoding ABC transporter substrate-binding protein, translated to MKKTWLKAAGLCLAVSLIFGGCASSGKTAESTDKAVARVITDEGGNQVELPEKITKVAITPIPWASAVWTIDGGSDRIVSINPSAMAQYKKSFMTKLAPEFAEISTGEISQDFSINIEELMKLSPEVAFIWNDQEAEAEKLKAVGITPVMLNYAENLENLKKDLTLVGKVLDKEDFTRELINYHDDTEIYFTNKKDQAAAADQKSVLYLQNNKLSVAGSKNINNYLLELTGGRNVAAGLEKKWAEVNMEQIMEWNPEIIYLSNFDDTMPEDLYENKIEGQDWSNIDAVKNHRVYKTPVGILRWDAPCVETPLMLKWMGSIQQPEIFSDYDIRSDIKDFYKKFFDYNLTDEEIDTIYNVKVNQ